A single window of Microplitis demolitor isolate Queensland-Clemson2020A chromosome 7, iyMicDemo2.1a, whole genome shotgun sequence DNA harbors:
- the LOC103571141 gene encoding A disintegrin and metalloproteinase with thrombospondin motifs 7 isoform X2 — MTRVIFLCAVLGILSQGVHLSEAEVNNARHVTQATLFGDDIKSWLTPYEGILATENTPVYGLVKKPKVSVNDTGYEFIEHKDVMKNVIAYLRENKSDAITTPSTKPPKVHQEQDPDGFTKLEYAPNKIDANELPSTIGKWLYRNKNAFPLDSYDVAVLMTSNYLISRRNETILGGISNSAGACKILHGSKFVAKTTFVTEIGDFYGIRSMAHELGHSFGIVNHDGEGNQGCQTKDGNIMGPTTRNVGSKYYEWSRCSLEDLTQSFIEGNLICLYNEIHKEGAAVPRLLPGKIAGLDKQCDARVANTFSVINEDDCRKYFCRTEENSNGSYEQTEWPVGPADGSSCGQGKMCLLGNCVQENLIH, encoded by the exons ATGACCAGAGTAATCTTTCTCTGTGCAGTTCTTGGAATTCTGTCACAAggg gttCATTTATCTGAAGCAGAAGTTAATAATGCAAGACATGTTACGCAAGCAACACTTTTTGGCGATGACATTAAGTCATGGCTTACTCCTTATGAGGGAATTTTAGCAACGGAAAATACTCCTGTTTACGGTTTGGTAAAAAAGCCAAAAGTTTCTGTGAATGATACTGgatatgaatttattgagCATAAAGAC gtCATGAAAAATGTTATTGCATACTTGCGTGAAAACAAATCTGATGCAATTACTACGCCAAGTACTAAACCTCCCAAAGTTCATCAAGAACag GACCCAGATGGTTTTACAAAATTAGAGTACGCACCAAATAAAATAGATGCTAATGAACTACCGTCCACAATTGGCAAATGGTTGTACCGTAACAAAAATGCTTTTCCACTTGATAGTTACGATGTAGCTGTTTTAATGACATC CAATTACTTGATCTCACGAAGGAATGAAACAATACTTGGAGGTATATCAAATTCAGCAGGGGCATGTAAAATTTTACACGGATCAAAATTCGTTGCCAAGACAACATTTGTTACAGAAATTGGTGATTTTTACGGTATTCGTAGTATGGCTCATGAACTAGGACATTC GTTTGGTATTGTAAATCATGATGGCGAAGGTAACCAGGGATGTCAAACAAAAGATGGTAATATTATGGGACCTACCACCAGAAACGTTGGATCTAAATACTATGAATGGTCACGGTGCAGCTTGGAAGATTTAACTCAAtcttttat TGAGGGTAATCTTATCTGTTTATATAACGAAATTCATAAGGAAGGTGCCGCAGTTCCAAGATTATTACCTGGAAAAATAGCCGGCTTAGATAAACAGTGTGATGCCAGAGTAGCGAACACTTTTTCTGTCATTAACGAAGATGATTGcagaaaatacttttgtcGGACAGAGGAAAATAGTAATGGGAGTTATGAGCAAACTGAATGGCCAGTAGGGCCTGCTGATGGGTCCAGTTGTGGCCAAGGTAAAATGTGTCTCCTTGGAAATTGTGTGCAAGAAAATCTCATACATTAA
- the LOC103571141 gene encoding A disintegrin and metalloproteinase with thrombospondin motifs 18 isoform X1 has protein sequence MTRVIFLCAVLGILSQGVHLSEAEVNNARHVTQATLFGDDIKSWLTPYEGILATENTPVYGLVKKPKVSVNDTGYEFIEHKDVMKNVIAYLRENKSDAITTPSTKPPKVHQEQNTVVENKVPERSARQKISDDINQKVYDIIMKNNSKSKIYITIQTTPKPFVPYPSIVYPEILVIVDNALFKKLGSNVRDVVTHILAFWNGVDLLFRNLESPKFRFNIEAILIIEDPDGFTKLEYAPNKIDANELPSTIGKWLYRNKNAFPLDSYDVAVLMTSNYLISRRNETILGGISNSAGACKILHGSKFVAKTTFVTEIGDFYGIRSMAHELGHSFGIVNHDGEGNQGCQTKDGNIMGPTTRNVGSKYYEWSRCSLEDLTQSFIEGNLICLYNEIHKEGAAVPRLLPGKIAGLDKQCDARVANTFSVINEDDCRKYFCRTEENSNGSYEQTEWPVGPADGSSCGQGKMCLLGNCVQENLIH, from the exons ATGACCAGAGTAATCTTTCTCTGTGCAGTTCTTGGAATTCTGTCACAAggg gttCATTTATCTGAAGCAGAAGTTAATAATGCAAGACATGTTACGCAAGCAACACTTTTTGGCGATGACATTAAGTCATGGCTTACTCCTTATGAGGGAATTTTAGCAACGGAAAATACTCCTGTTTACGGTTTGGTAAAAAAGCCAAAAGTTTCTGTGAATGATACTGgatatgaatttattgagCATAAAGAC gtCATGAAAAATGTTATTGCATACTTGCGTGAAAACAAATCTGATGCAATTACTACGCCAAGTACTAAACCTCCCAAAGTTCATCAAGAACag aacaCTGTAGTTGAAAATAAAGTTCCTGAAAGGTCTGCCcgacaaaaaatttcggaCGATATAAACCAGAAAGTTTAcgatataattatgaaaaataattcgaaatcaAAGATATATA TAACGATTCAGACAACACCAAAACCTTTTGTACCATATCCCAGTATTGTATATCCTGAGATTCTCGTAATTGTTGACAATGCGCTATTCAAAAAATTGGGCAGTAATGTGCGTGATGTTGTAACCCATATTCTAGCATTTTGGAATGGTGTAGACTTATTGTTTCGGAATCTCGAGAGTCCAAAATTCAGATTCAATATTGAAGCAATTCTCATAATTGag GACCCAGATGGTTTTACAAAATTAGAGTACGCACCAAATAAAATAGATGCTAATGAACTACCGTCCACAATTGGCAAATGGTTGTACCGTAACAAAAATGCTTTTCCACTTGATAGTTACGATGTAGCTGTTTTAATGACATC CAATTACTTGATCTCACGAAGGAATGAAACAATACTTGGAGGTATATCAAATTCAGCAGGGGCATGTAAAATTTTACACGGATCAAAATTCGTTGCCAAGACAACATTTGTTACAGAAATTGGTGATTTTTACGGTATTCGTAGTATGGCTCATGAACTAGGACATTC GTTTGGTATTGTAAATCATGATGGCGAAGGTAACCAGGGATGTCAAACAAAAGATGGTAATATTATGGGACCTACCACCAGAAACGTTGGATCTAAATACTATGAATGGTCACGGTGCAGCTTGGAAGATTTAACTCAAtcttttat TGAGGGTAATCTTATCTGTTTATATAACGAAATTCATAAGGAAGGTGCCGCAGTTCCAAGATTATTACCTGGAAAAATAGCCGGCTTAGATAAACAGTGTGATGCCAGAGTAGCGAACACTTTTTCTGTCATTAACGAAGATGATTGcagaaaatacttttgtcGGACAGAGGAAAATAGTAATGGGAGTTATGAGCAAACTGAATGGCCAGTAGGGCCTGCTGATGGGTCCAGTTGTGGCCAAGGTAAAATGTGTCTCCTTGGAAATTGTGTGCAAGAAAATCTCATACATTAA